One Mustela nigripes isolate SB6536 chromosome 5, MUSNIG.SB6536, whole genome shotgun sequence DNA segment encodes these proteins:
- the TENT5A gene encoding terminal nucleotidyltransferase 5A isoform X1, which translates to MHQRYFWTDQGQVAFGGHFMAEGEGYFAMAEDELAGGAYIPLGGDFGGGGDFGGHCLDYCESPTAHCNVLTWEQVQRLDGILSETIPIHGRGNFPTLELQPSLIVKVVRRRLAEKRIGVRDVRLNGSAASHVLHQDSGLGYKDLDLIFCADLRGEEEFQTVKDVVLDCLLDFLPEGVNKEKITPLTLKEAYVQKMVKVCNDSDRWSLISLSNNSGKNVELKFVDSLRRQFEFSVDSFQIKLDSLLLFYECSENPMTETFHPTIIGESVYGDFHEAFDHLCNKIIATRNPEEIRGGGLLKYCNLLVRGFRPASDEIKTLQRYMCSRFFIDFSDIGEQQRKLESYLQNHFVGLEDRKYDYLMTLHGVVNESTVCLMGHERRQTLNLITMLAIRVLADQNVIPNVANVTCYYQPAPYVADANFSNYYIAQVQPVFTCQQQTYSTWLPCN; encoded by the exons ATGCATCAGAGATACTTTTG GACTGACCAGGGCCAGGTGGCGTTCGGAGGGCACTTCATGGCGGAAGGCGAAGGGTACTTTGCCATGGCCGAGGACGAGCTAGCCGGCGGCGCTTACATCCCGTTGGGCGGCGActtcggcggcggcggcgacttCGGCGGGCACTGCTTGGACTATTGCGAAAGCCCCACGGCGCACTGCAATGTGCTGACCTGGGAGCAAGTGCAGCGGCTGGACGGCATCCTGAGTGAGACCATCCCGATCCACGGGCGCGGCAACTTCCCCACGCTCGAGCTGCAGCCGAGCCTGATCGTGAAGGTGGTGCGGCGGCGCCTGGCCGAGAAGCGTATCGGCGTCCGCGACGTGCGCCTCAACGGCTCCGCGGCCAGCCACGTTCTGCACCAGGACAGCGGCCTGGGTTACAAGGACCTGGACCTCATCTTCTGCGCCGACCTGCGTGGAGAAGAGGAGTTTCAGACTGTGAAGGACGTCGTGCTGGACTGCCTGTTGGACTTCTTACCCGAAGGGGTGAACAAAGAGAAGATTACGCCACTCACGCTCAAG GAAGCTTATGTGCAGAAAATGGTTAAAGTGTGCAATGACTCTGACCGATGGAGTCTTATATCCTTGTCAAACAACAGTGGCAAAAATGTGGAACTGAAATTTGTGGATTCTCTCCGGAGGCAGTTTGAATTTAGTGTAGATTCTTTTCAAATCAAATTagactctcttctcctcttttaTGAATGTTCAGAGAACCCAATGACTGAAACATTTCATCCCACAATAATTGGTGAGAGCGTCTATGGTGATTTCCACGAAGCCTTTGATCACCTTTGTAACAAGATCATTGCCACCAGGAACccggaggaaatcagagggggcgGCCTACTTAAGTACTGCAACCTATTAGTGAGGGGCTTTAGGCCCGCCTCTGATGAGATCAAGACCCTTCAGAGGTATATGTGTTCCAGGTTTTTCATCGACTTCTCAGACATTGGAGAGCAACAGAGGAAACTGGAGTCCTATTTGCAGAACCACTTCGTGGGATTGGAAGACCGCAAGTATGACTATCTCATGACCCTTCATGGAGTGGTGAATGAGAGTACAGTGTGCCTGATGGGACATGAAAGAAGACAGACTTTAAACCTTATCACAATGTTGGCTATTCGGGTGCTAGCTGACCAAAATGTCATCCCTAACGTGGCTAATGTCACTTGCTATTACCAGCCGGCCCCCTATGTAGCAGATGCCAACTTCAGCAATTACTACATTGCACAGGTCCAGCCAGTATTCACATGCCAGCAACAGACATACTCCACTTGGCTACCCTGCAattaa
- the TENT5A gene encoding terminal nucleotidyltransferase 5A isoform X2, translated as MAEGEGYFAMAEDELAGGAYIPLGGDFGGGGDFGGHCLDYCESPTAHCNVLTWEQVQRLDGILSETIPIHGRGNFPTLELQPSLIVKVVRRRLAEKRIGVRDVRLNGSAASHVLHQDSGLGYKDLDLIFCADLRGEEEFQTVKDVVLDCLLDFLPEGVNKEKITPLTLKEAYVQKMVKVCNDSDRWSLISLSNNSGKNVELKFVDSLRRQFEFSVDSFQIKLDSLLLFYECSENPMTETFHPTIIGESVYGDFHEAFDHLCNKIIATRNPEEIRGGGLLKYCNLLVRGFRPASDEIKTLQRYMCSRFFIDFSDIGEQQRKLESYLQNHFVGLEDRKYDYLMTLHGVVNESTVCLMGHERRQTLNLITMLAIRVLADQNVIPNVANVTCYYQPAPYVADANFSNYYIAQVQPVFTCQQQTYSTWLPCN; from the exons ATGGCGGAAGGCGAAGGGTACTTTGCCATGGCCGAGGACGAGCTAGCCGGCGGCGCTTACATCCCGTTGGGCGGCGActtcggcggcggcggcgacttCGGCGGGCACTGCTTGGACTATTGCGAAAGCCCCACGGCGCACTGCAATGTGCTGACCTGGGAGCAAGTGCAGCGGCTGGACGGCATCCTGAGTGAGACCATCCCGATCCACGGGCGCGGCAACTTCCCCACGCTCGAGCTGCAGCCGAGCCTGATCGTGAAGGTGGTGCGGCGGCGCCTGGCCGAGAAGCGTATCGGCGTCCGCGACGTGCGCCTCAACGGCTCCGCGGCCAGCCACGTTCTGCACCAGGACAGCGGCCTGGGTTACAAGGACCTGGACCTCATCTTCTGCGCCGACCTGCGTGGAGAAGAGGAGTTTCAGACTGTGAAGGACGTCGTGCTGGACTGCCTGTTGGACTTCTTACCCGAAGGGGTGAACAAAGAGAAGATTACGCCACTCACGCTCAAG GAAGCTTATGTGCAGAAAATGGTTAAAGTGTGCAATGACTCTGACCGATGGAGTCTTATATCCTTGTCAAACAACAGTGGCAAAAATGTGGAACTGAAATTTGTGGATTCTCTCCGGAGGCAGTTTGAATTTAGTGTAGATTCTTTTCAAATCAAATTagactctcttctcctcttttaTGAATGTTCAGAGAACCCAATGACTGAAACATTTCATCCCACAATAATTGGTGAGAGCGTCTATGGTGATTTCCACGAAGCCTTTGATCACCTTTGTAACAAGATCATTGCCACCAGGAACccggaggaaatcagagggggcgGCCTACTTAAGTACTGCAACCTATTAGTGAGGGGCTTTAGGCCCGCCTCTGATGAGATCAAGACCCTTCAGAGGTATATGTGTTCCAGGTTTTTCATCGACTTCTCAGACATTGGAGAGCAACAGAGGAAACTGGAGTCCTATTTGCAGAACCACTTCGTGGGATTGGAAGACCGCAAGTATGACTATCTCATGACCCTTCATGGAGTGGTGAATGAGAGTACAGTGTGCCTGATGGGACATGAAAGAAGACAGACTTTAAACCTTATCACAATGTTGGCTATTCGGGTGCTAGCTGACCAAAATGTCATCCCTAACGTGGCTAATGTCACTTGCTATTACCAGCCGGCCCCCTATGTAGCAGATGCCAACTTCAGCAATTACTACATTGCACAGGTCCAGCCAGTATTCACATGCCAGCAACAGACATACTCCACTTGGCTACCCTGCAattaa